From a region of the Paraburkholderia caribensis genome:
- the pqqB gene encoding pyrroloquinoline quinone biosynthesis protein PqqB: MKVKVLGSSAGGGFPQWNCNCRNCDGVRKGTIAARRRTQSSIAVSVDGMAWLLVNASPDILAQIAANPEMQPARHARDTGIAAVLLMDAQIDHVTGLLMLRENSAPLPLHATDAVWQDLSTGFPVVSILSHYCGIERHTIELDAGPFEIAALPGVRIEALPLSSKAPPYSPHRAAPQRGDNIGLLLTAPGSGKRVFYAPGLGVLEPPVREAMRSADLLLVDGTLWTPDEMIELGLSKKTAADMGHLAQTGPGGMIDVLDSLDRPNARKVLIHINNTNPILIDDGPERRTLAQHGIEVAHDGMLFEL; the protein is encoded by the coding sequence ATGAAGGTCAAGGTGCTCGGTTCGTCGGCGGGCGGCGGCTTTCCGCAATGGAACTGCAACTGCCGCAATTGCGACGGCGTGCGCAAAGGCACGATCGCGGCGCGGCGGCGCACGCAGTCGTCGATTGCAGTGAGCGTCGATGGCATGGCGTGGCTGCTCGTCAACGCATCGCCCGATATCCTCGCGCAGATCGCTGCGAATCCTGAAATGCAGCCAGCACGCCATGCGCGCGACACGGGTATCGCAGCCGTGCTGCTGATGGACGCGCAGATCGACCACGTAACGGGCCTGCTGATGCTGCGCGAAAACAGCGCGCCGTTGCCGCTGCATGCGACGGATGCCGTCTGGCAAGACCTGTCGACAGGTTTTCCCGTCGTGTCGATTCTGTCGCACTACTGCGGCATCGAACGTCACACCATTGAGCTCGATGCAGGCCCGTTCGAGATCGCCGCCTTGCCCGGCGTGCGCATCGAGGCGCTGCCGCTGTCGAGCAAGGCGCCGCCCTATTCGCCGCATCGCGCGGCGCCGCAGCGCGGCGACAACATCGGCCTGCTGCTGACGGCGCCCGGCTCCGGCAAGCGCGTGTTCTATGCGCCCGGCCTCGGCGTGCTCGAACCGCCTGTGCGCGAGGCGATGCGCAGCGCCGACCTGCTGCTCGTCGACGGCACGCTCTGGACCCCCGACGAAATGATCGAACTCGGCCTGTCGAAAAAGACGGCTGCCGACATGGGCCATCTCGCGCAAACGGGACCGGGCGGCATGATCGACGTGCTGGATTCGCTCGATAGGCCGAACGCGCGAAAGGTGCTAATACATATCAACAACACGAACCCGATCCTGATCGACGACGGCCCCGAACGGCGCACACTGGCGCAGCACGGCATCGAAGTCGCGCACGACGGGATGCTGTTCGAGCTGTGA
- a CDS encoding cytochrome b: MNATRSTDIARSGIERPERFPMALIVLHWLIAICIIAMLGIGLYMVGLPRGLPFKAVLINFHKSLGLTIFLLVLMRIGVVMVSGRPPLPPMRAWQRAAASATQVLLYAAMIAMPVTGYLGSSFNTYGTRFWGLLLPKWGWDDKALRHFWFTIHEITAWIFIALIALHVAGALKHQLIDRDGLLRRMLP; this comes from the coding sequence ATGAACGCGACACGCTCGACCGATATCGCGCGCAGCGGCATAGAGAGGCCCGAGCGCTTCCCGATGGCGCTGATCGTGCTGCATTGGCTGATCGCAATCTGCATCATCGCGATGCTCGGCATTGGCCTCTATATGGTCGGATTGCCGCGCGGCCTGCCGTTCAAGGCCGTGCTGATCAACTTTCACAAGTCGCTTGGCTTGACGATTTTCCTGCTGGTGCTGATGCGCATCGGAGTTGTCATGGTATCCGGCAGGCCGCCGTTGCCGCCGATGCGAGCGTGGCAACGCGCCGCCGCGAGCGCTACGCAGGTTCTTTTATACGCTGCAATGATCGCAATGCCGGTGACGGGCTATCTCGGCTCGTCGTTCAACACGTACGGCACGCGTTTCTGGGGACTGCTGCTGCCGAAGTGGGGTTGGGACGACAAGGCGTTGCGCCATTTCTGGTTCACCATTCATGAGATCACCGCATGGATCTTCATTGCGTTGATCGCGTTGCACGTCGCGGGCGCGCTCAAGCATCAGCTGATCGACCGCGACGGGCTGTTGCGCAGGATGTTGCCGTGA
- a CDS encoding formylmethanofuran dehydrogenase subunit C: MSTITLRVKAAPGFRVDGSPLLPSALSALSGAEIAHRLLPAGNEACAIGDLFDVAVDPNGDDARLVIEGDASWLDRLGAQLDAGSLRISGPAGDYAGLRMTGGTLDIAGDAGHFAGCEMRGGTLVVAGHCGDFAAGALPGGMEGMTGGTLIVAGNAGARLGDRMRRGTLLTGGDAGDYAASRIVAGTIGIAGRVGAHYGYGMRRGTLLMLQRPERIPPTFTTGGRGFDVFWSLFARALKAECEAASAVSTAVAQRLAPFAALDARTPPQRYAGDLAVDGRGELLVVE; the protein is encoded by the coding sequence ATGAGCACCATCACGTTGCGCGTCAAAGCCGCGCCGGGTTTTCGTGTGGATGGCTCGCCGCTGCTGCCGTCCGCCTTGTCGGCGCTGTCGGGCGCGGAGATTGCGCATCGGTTGCTGCCTGCGGGCAACGAAGCGTGCGCAATCGGCGATCTGTTCGACGTAGCCGTCGATCCGAACGGCGATGACGCACGTCTCGTGATCGAAGGCGACGCAAGCTGGCTGGACCGGCTCGGCGCGCAGCTCGACGCGGGCAGTCTGCGCATCAGCGGCCCGGCGGGCGACTACGCGGGCCTGCGCATGACGGGTGGCACCCTCGACATAGCGGGCGACGCAGGCCATTTCGCAGGCTGCGAAATGCGCGGCGGAACGCTCGTCGTCGCGGGTCATTGCGGCGACTTCGCGGCAGGCGCGCTGCCCGGCGGCATGGAAGGCATGACAGGCGGCACGCTGATCGTGGCGGGCAATGCGGGCGCGCGGCTCGGCGACCGGATGCGGCGCGGCACGCTGTTGACAGGCGGCGACGCGGGCGATTACGCGGCCTCGCGAATCGTCGCCGGGACGATCGGCATTGCGGGCCGGGTCGGCGCACACTATGGTTACGGCATGCGGCGCGGCACGCTGTTGATGTTGCAACGGCCTGAGCGTATCCCGCCCACCTTCACCACGGGAGGACGCGGCTTCGACGTGTTCTGGTCGCTGTTCGCGCGCGCGCTCAAGGCCGAATGCGAGGCGGCGTCGGCCGTGAGCACTGCCGTCGCGCAACGCCTCGCGCCGTTTGCAGCACTCGACGCCCGCACGCCGCCGCAGCGCTACGCGGGCGATCTTGCAGTCGATGGACGCGGCGAACTGCTGGTCGTCGAATGA
- the fhcD gene encoding formylmethanofuran--tetrahydromethanopterin N-formyltransferase, which translates to MQINDTLIDDTFAEAFPMKATRLVITAHTPRWARAAADSLTGFATSVIDCGCEAGIEHDIAADATPDGRPGISVLIFAVSSKELVKQIARRVGQCVLTCPTTAVYNGIDPATTRAPLSDVAPLGGSLRFFGDGWQISKVLGGVRYWRVPVMDGEFVCEESVQTVKAVGGGNLLLLARDLDSALAGAEAAVAAMHRLANVITPFPGGVVRSGSKIGSKYKGAVASTNDAFCPTLAGLSQRSELDAQTGCVLEIVIDGLTDADVGAAMTAGIEAASAAGTGVVRISAGNYGGKLGPYHFKLRELAAGIVQRPKNGSAT; encoded by the coding sequence ATGCAGATCAACGACACCCTGATCGACGACACCTTCGCGGAAGCGTTCCCGATGAAGGCGACCCGCCTCGTCATCACCGCGCACACGCCGCGCTGGGCGCGCGCGGCAGCCGACTCGCTGACGGGTTTCGCGACCTCGGTGATCGACTGCGGCTGCGAAGCGGGCATCGAGCACGACATCGCGGCCGACGCGACACCCGACGGGCGTCCCGGCATTTCGGTGCTGATTTTCGCGGTATCGTCGAAGGAACTGGTCAAGCAGATCGCGCGGCGCGTCGGACAATGCGTGCTGACCTGCCCTACCACGGCCGTCTACAACGGCATCGATCCCGCGACGACGCGTGCGCCGTTGTCGGACGTCGCGCCGCTTGGCGGCTCGCTGCGCTTTTTTGGCGACGGCTGGCAGATATCGAAAGTACTCGGCGGCGTGCGCTACTGGCGCGTGCCCGTGATGGACGGCGAGTTTGTCTGCGAAGAATCCGTGCAGACGGTCAAGGCGGTCGGCGGCGGCAACCTGCTGCTGCTCGCGCGCGATCTGGACAGCGCGTTAGCGGGCGCCGAAGCCGCCGTCGCCGCGATGCACCGGCTTGCGAATGTGATTACACCGTTCCCGGGCGGCGTCGTGCGGTCGGGATCGAAGATCGGCTCGAAGTACAAAGGCGCCGTCGCCTCCACCAACGACGCGTTCTGCCCGACCCTCGCCGGCTTGTCGCAGCGCAGCGAACTCGATGCGCAGACGGGTTGCGTGCTGGAGATCGTCATCGACGGGCTGACGGACGCGGACGTCGGCGCGGCGATGACGGCGGGCATCGAGGCGGCATCCGCGGCGGGCACGGGCGTGGTGCGTATTTCGGCCGGGAACTATGGCGGCAAGCTCGGGCCCTACCACTTCAAGCTGCGCGAACTGGCTGCGGGCATTGTGCAGCGCCCAAAAAACGGCAGCGCGACATGA
- a CDS encoding formylmethanofuran dehydrogenase subunit A: MSIARLRGGRVYDPANGVDGELRDLYIRDGRIVDAPADGAVDRDYDAQGMIVMAGGIDLHSHIGGGKTNLSRLLLPEDHRDDAPRDASYEAVQDERGRYLRMPSCGVCTPGTLATGYRYAEMGYTAAFEPAMIASNARHAHLEMGDTPIIDHGAYVMLGNDELLLQMLAAKDDFERVRDYVGWTMHASRALGVKVVNPGGISAFKFNQRSLDVDEAHVHYGITPRDVLRTLTRALTELRVPHPLHVHASNLGVPGNIDSTIATMDAAGGLPIHLTHIQFHSYGTEGPRKFSSGARAIAEAVNARPNVSIDVGQIIFGQTVTASGDTMMQFKNAPLARPHKWIVGDIECDAGCGVVPFRYREQSYVNALQWIIGLEIFLLVDDPWRVSMTTDHPNGGPFTSYPHLIRLLMDKSFRDAQIDRLHPEAKVASALPELTREFSLYDIAIITRAGPARLLGLKDRGHLAPGAAADIAVYRDDADRERMFTSPAYVFKDGQLVARDGNLVSTPTGGIHFVSPDYDRTIEKTVRQYSEANLATNFAHAAISDDEICACCRGGRLLPVACLARA; encoded by the coding sequence ATGAGCATCGCGCGACTCCGAGGCGGCCGCGTCTACGATCCCGCGAACGGCGTCGACGGCGAGCTGCGCGACCTCTATATCCGCGATGGCCGCATCGTCGACGCGCCCGCCGACGGTGCCGTCGATCGCGACTACGATGCGCAAGGCATGATCGTGATGGCGGGCGGCATCGATCTGCATTCGCACATCGGCGGCGGCAAGACGAACCTGTCGCGGCTGCTGTTGCCCGAAGATCATCGCGACGACGCGCCGCGCGATGCATCGTACGAAGCCGTGCAGGATGAACGCGGCCGCTATCTGCGCATGCCGTCGTGCGGCGTCTGCACGCCGGGCACGCTCGCCACCGGCTACCGTTACGCCGAAATGGGCTACACGGCGGCCTTCGAGCCCGCGATGATCGCGTCGAACGCGCGCCACGCGCATCTGGAAATGGGCGACACGCCGATCATCGATCACGGCGCTTACGTGATGCTCGGCAACGACGAACTGCTGCTGCAGATGCTCGCCGCGAAAGACGACTTCGAGCGGGTGCGCGATTATGTGGGCTGGACGATGCACGCAAGCCGCGCGCTCGGCGTGAAGGTGGTCAACCCGGGCGGCATCTCGGCATTCAAGTTCAACCAGCGTTCGCTCGATGTCGACGAAGCGCACGTGCATTACGGCATCACACCGCGCGACGTGTTGCGCACGCTGACACGCGCGCTGACGGAACTGCGCGTGCCGCATCCGCTGCACGTCCACGCCAGCAACCTGGGCGTGCCGGGCAATATCGATTCGACCATCGCGACGATGGACGCCGCCGGCGGCCTGCCCATTCATCTCACGCACATCCAGTTTCACAGCTACGGCACGGAAGGCCCGCGCAAGTTTTCGTCGGGCGCGCGGGCGATTGCCGAGGCCGTCAACGCGCGGCCCAACGTGTCGATCGACGTTGGGCAGATCATTTTCGGGCAGACCGTGACCGCTTCCGGCGACACGATGATGCAGTTCAAAAATGCGCCGCTCGCGCGGCCGCACAAGTGGATCGTCGGCGATATCGAATGCGATGCGGGGTGCGGCGTCGTGCCGTTCCGCTATCGCGAGCAAAGCTATGTGAATGCGCTGCAATGGATCATCGGCCTCGAAATCTTCCTGCTGGTGGACGACCCGTGGCGCGTGTCGATGACGACCGATCATCCGAACGGCGGGCCGTTCACGAGTTATCCGCATCTGATCCGCCTGCTGATGGACAAGTCGTTCCGCGACGCGCAGATCGACCGGCTGCATCCGGAAGCGAAGGTGGCGAGCGCGCTGCCGGAACTCACGCGCGAGTTCTCGCTGTACGACATCGCGATCATCACGCGCGCCGGCCCGGCGCGCCTGCTGGGGCTCAAGGATCGCGGCCATCTCGCGCCGGGCGCCGCCGCCGACATCGCCGTGTATCGCGACGATGCGGACCGCGAGCGGATGTTCACGTCGCCCGCTTATGTGTTCAAGGACGGCCAACTGGTCGCGCGCGACGGCAACCTGGTGTCGACGCCAACGGGCGGCATCCACTTCGTCTCGCCCGACTACGACAGGACCATCGAAAAGACCGTGCGCCAGTACAGCGAGGCGAACCTCGCCACGAACTTCGCGCATGCCGCGATCAGCGACGACGAAATCTGCGCATGCTGCCGCGGCGGACGGCTGTTGCCCGTCGCGTGCCTCGCGCGAGCATGA
- a CDS encoding molybdopterin-binding domain-containing protein has product MHESTSPVTHVNATSAADGPLPSVSTSRDWTCPFCPLLCDDIEAHLSRAQTLAAPHTQCARLADALARHDAGDNVCSPGIDGAPVSLDIALDAAAAVLAQARRPLFGGCATDIAGARALYALAAGCGAVLDSLHGDALSAATLALQDRGAFFTTLSEVRSRADLLVVFSCEPAARHPRFYERIASGTSMQRDIRFVCCATDPAASQATDTRSTSLLADASPHDVLALWSALAEGRRAESLDDGAGIANSLASLMARIAQARYTAFVIEPAALPHPHAALLIEALHRIVKAINRTNRAGVLTLGGADGVLSVNQTVAWLSGFPLRTRVSKPDRPPGTPPLDHDPYRYRTERLLAAREADALLWTASFDPHPPPSTLDANTPLIVLGTPALGSALDPHARGAKTIFIPVATPGIDSDGHLFRVDTSVVVPLHAARHVALPTVASIATHLADALAARAAQTRSPA; this is encoded by the coding sequence ATGCACGAGTCCACGTCCCCCGTCACACATGTCAACGCGACATCCGCCGCCGATGGGCCATTGCCATCCGTTTCGACGAGCCGCGACTGGACCTGCCCGTTCTGCCCTTTGCTGTGCGACGACATCGAGGCCCATCTCTCCCGTGCCCAGACGCTCGCAGCACCCCACACGCAATGCGCGCGGCTCGCCGATGCCCTGGCTCGCCATGACGCCGGCGACAACGTCTGCTCGCCCGGTATCGACGGCGCCCCCGTCTCGCTCGATATCGCGCTCGACGCAGCCGCCGCCGTGCTCGCGCAGGCTCGCCGGCCGCTCTTTGGCGGCTGCGCAACGGATATCGCCGGTGCGCGCGCGCTCTATGCGCTTGCTGCCGGCTGCGGCGCGGTCCTCGATTCGCTGCATGGCGACGCGCTGAGCGCTGCGACGCTCGCGCTGCAGGATCGCGGCGCGTTCTTCACGACCTTGTCGGAAGTGCGCTCGCGCGCCGATCTGCTGGTGGTTTTCTCATGCGAGCCCGCCGCCCGGCATCCGCGCTTTTACGAGCGCATTGCGAGCGGCACGTCGATGCAGCGCGACATCCGCTTCGTCTGTTGCGCAACCGATCCGGCCGCCAGTCAGGCGACTGACACGCGTAGTACCTCGCTACTCGCCGACGCTTCGCCGCACGACGTGCTCGCGCTCTGGTCGGCGCTGGCAGAAGGCCGCCGGGCCGAATCTCTCGATGACGGCGCGGGCATCGCGAACTCGCTCGCCTCGTTGATGGCGCGCATCGCGCAAGCGCGCTACACGGCCTTCGTGATCGAACCCGCCGCGTTGCCTCACCCGCATGCGGCGCTGCTGATCGAAGCGCTGCATCGCATCGTCAAGGCGATCAACCGCACGAACCGGGCAGGCGTCCTGACCCTCGGCGGCGCGGACGGCGTGCTGAGCGTCAACCAGACGGTCGCGTGGCTGTCGGGCTTTCCGTTACGGACACGCGTGTCGAAGCCCGACCGGCCACCCGGCACGCCGCCGCTCGACCACGATCCGTATCGCTATCGCACCGAACGTCTGCTCGCCGCGCGCGAAGCGGATGCGTTGCTGTGGACGGCGAGCTTCGACCCGCATCCGCCGCCGTCCACGCTCGACGCGAACACGCCTTTGATCGTGCTCGGCACGCCGGCGCTCGGCTCCGCGCTCGATCCGCACGCGCGCGGCGCGAAGACGATCTTCATTCCCGTCGCGACGCCCGGCATCGACAGCGATGGCCACCTGTTTCGCGTCGATACGTCCGTCGTCGTGCCGCTGCATGCGGCGCGGCACGTTGCGCTGCCAACCGTCGCGTCCATCGCGACGCATCTGGCCGACGCGCTCGCTGCACGCGCCGCGCAGACACGGAGCCCGGCATGA